In one Pseudomonas fitomaticsae genomic region, the following are encoded:
- a CDS encoding autotransporter outer membrane beta-barrel domain-containing protein — translation MPFLPQRLSFAIALLIATSAAHGKTVQIDTATTASQTLGGSDTLTISAPGSITNSGKAVSLKDGTSGAGVIIDNAGKIISTGGRAIDSSGDLNQARNYTIYNRSGGQILGSNDAIRIDSNFVSGSLLIDNSGTIRSTTGQGLDLDALRSDGVKTTIINRAGGLIRGDASDGMKTGANATISNYGEISTGDSHNADEKFDGIDIDTATGVSVTNYGVISGGRHGITTDLGATLVNYGQITGRNGSGFGSDGDGTVINHGTITGAYSGLQPNGDGDGVDIDKIAHIENYGTIQGVGAGGVDKGGFANGSEGIALGGGYILNTKGALISGANSAILVDDGSGGSGLAATTLENYGTIQGLDGFGVKFVGEFADSVINGGTISGSNGLALDLGGGNDSLTLRNGSRFVGVVDGGTGYDRVVMDDAAGGSFGNSRNFEWLEVKQGAWTLTGSGDFSDGGAVRNGATLINQGGIAGNLTVDTGGVYAGGGSVGNLNVNGTLRTDTRLGTATIVHDLSMGSASTLAYGVNADGSSAPVQVGGTANLNGATLAVNPGSGTYPWQSHYTVLQAARINGTFGAVTSDYAFLTPTLAYTPTQVDLTYTRNDVVFNEFAATGNGSNAANSLASMGKNNALYNALLNTTQSSAGAAIEQLAGASNANLTSATLGASSQVGSSMLSVMQQMGGSPGLMVGLDQRDTPILAANGVPSEARNLNDPNARGRLWLQAIGGYGKLDGEHGSSGLEQRTKGSVLGADWALNPQWRLGVLGGYSKTDLDATGVDGNVESWHAGVYALHQNGPLALRLGAAYSGHQGESKRTIAFNGFSDRPKGDYDADSQQAFAELGYAMGTGRLSAEPFASLGYQRYHRDRYQEKGGAAALQVDSQTQDNFSSTFGVRLAHLSSLDNGMSLTPRMAAGWKHTYGDVSSSTRQAFVVGGTAFSVDGSSLDRDSLVLEVGLDLGISARHTLGLGYSGEIGSNSRNHGLIGQWQMSF, via the coding sequence ATGCCCTTCCTGCCCCAGCGCCTGTCGTTTGCCATTGCCCTGCTGATCGCCACCAGTGCCGCCCACGGCAAGACCGTGCAGATCGACACCGCCACCACCGCGTCGCAGACACTGGGCGGCAGCGACACGCTGACAATTTCGGCGCCGGGCAGCATCACCAACAGCGGCAAGGCTGTAAGCCTCAAGGACGGCACCAGCGGTGCCGGCGTAATCATCGACAACGCTGGCAAGATCATCTCCACGGGCGGCCGGGCCATCGACAGCAGTGGCGACCTGAACCAGGCACGCAACTACACCATCTACAACCGCAGCGGCGGGCAGATTCTCGGCTCCAACGACGCGATTCGCATCGACAGCAACTTCGTCAGCGGCAGCCTGTTGATCGACAACAGCGGCACCATTCGCTCAACCACTGGCCAAGGCCTGGATCTGGATGCGTTGCGCAGCGACGGGGTCAAAACCACGATCATCAACCGCGCGGGCGGGCTGATTCGTGGCGACGCCAGCGACGGCATGAAAACCGGCGCCAATGCGACCATCAGCAACTACGGCGAGATTTCCACCGGCGACTCGCACAACGCCGACGAGAAGTTCGACGGCATCGATATCGACACCGCGACCGGTGTCAGCGTGACCAACTACGGCGTGATATCCGGCGGGCGCCATGGCATCACCACTGACCTGGGGGCAACGCTGGTCAACTACGGGCAAATCACCGGGCGCAACGGCTCCGGTTTCGGTTCCGATGGCGACGGCACGGTGATCAACCACGGCACCATCACTGGCGCCTATTCCGGGCTGCAACCCAACGGCGATGGCGACGGCGTGGACATCGACAAGATCGCCCACATCGAAAACTACGGCACCATCCAAGGCGTCGGCGCCGGCGGTGTGGACAAGGGCGGCTTCGCCAACGGCAGTGAAGGCATCGCGCTGGGTGGCGGTTACATTCTCAACACCAAAGGCGCGCTGATCAGTGGCGCCAACAGCGCCATTCTGGTGGACGACGGCAGCGGCGGTTCGGGGCTGGCGGCCACCACACTGGAGAACTATGGCACCATCCAGGGCCTCGACGGTTTTGGCGTGAAGTTCGTCGGTGAGTTCGCCGACAGCGTGATCAACGGCGGCACGATCAGCGGCAGCAATGGCCTGGCGCTGGACCTGGGTGGTGGCAACGACAGCCTGACACTACGCAACGGCAGCCGCTTTGTCGGCGTGGTCGATGGCGGCACCGGTTATGACCGCGTGGTGATGGACGACGCGGCGGGCGGTAGCTTCGGTAACAGCCGTAATTTCGAATGGCTGGAGGTCAAGCAAGGCGCCTGGACCCTGACCGGCAGCGGCGATTTCAGCGACGGTGGTGCCGTGCGCAACGGCGCCACGTTGATCAACCAGGGCGGTATCGCCGGCAACCTCACAGTGGACACCGGCGGCGTGTATGCCGGCGGTGGGTCGGTGGGCAACCTCAACGTCAACGGCACATTACGCACTGACACCCGCCTCGGCACCGCGACCATCGTGCACGACTTGAGCATGGGCAGCGCATCCACCCTCGCCTACGGCGTCAACGCCGATGGCAGCAGCGCGCCGGTCCAGGTCGGCGGCACGGCCAACCTCAACGGCGCGACGCTGGCGGTCAATCCCGGCAGCGGCACTTATCCGTGGCAGAGCCATTACACGGTGCTGCAGGCTGCGCGGATCAACGGCACGTTCGGCGCGGTCACCAGCGACTACGCGTTCCTCACGCCGACCCTCGCTTACACGCCAACGCAGGTCGACCTGACTTACACCCGCAATGACGTGGTATTCAATGAGTTCGCCGCCACCGGCAACGGCAGCAATGCCGCCAACAGCCTGGCCTCGATGGGCAAGAACAACGCGCTGTACAACGCCCTGCTCAACACCACTCAAAGCAGTGCAGGCGCGGCCATCGAGCAACTGGCCGGCGCCAGCAACGCCAACCTGACCAGCGCCACCCTCGGCGCCAGCAGCCAGGTCGGCAGCAGCATGCTCTCGGTGATGCAGCAAATGGGTGGCAGCCCAGGCTTGATGGTCGGCCTCGATCAGCGTGATACGCCGATCCTCGCCGCCAACGGCGTACCGTCCGAAGCGCGAAACCTGAATGATCCGAACGCCCGGGGCCGACTCTGGCTGCAGGCCATCGGCGGCTACGGCAAGCTCGATGGCGAACACGGCAGCAGCGGTCTGGAACAACGCACCAAAGGCAGCGTGCTCGGTGCCGATTGGGCACTCAATCCGCAGTGGCGTCTGGGCGTGCTCGGCGGCTATTCGAAGACTGACCTGGACGCCACCGGTGTCGACGGCAATGTCGAGAGCTGGCACGCCGGTGTGTATGCGCTGCATCAAAACGGCCCGCTGGCCCTGCGCCTGGGCGCCGCCTACAGCGGTCATCAGGGCGAAAGCAAGCGCACCATCGCGTTCAATGGTTTCAGCGATCGCCCCAAAGGCGATTACGACGCCGACAGCCAGCAAGCCTTCGCCGAACTCGGCTACGCCATGGGCACTGGCCGGCTCAGCGCCGAACCGTTCGCCAGCCTCGGCTACCAGCGCTATCACCGCGACCGCTATCAGGAAAAGGGCGGCGCGGCGGCCTTGCAGGTCGACAGCCAGACCCAGGACAACTTCAGCAGTACCTTCGGCGTACGCCTGGCGCACCTCAGCTCGCTGGACAATGGCATGAGCCTGACTCCACGGATGGCCGCCGGCTGGAAGCACACCTACGGCGATGTCAGCAGTTCGACCCGTCAGGCATTTGTCGTGGGCGGCACGGCGTTCAGCGTCGATGGCAGCTCGCTGGATCGTGACAGTCTGGTGCTGGAAGTGGGGCTGGATCTGGGCATATCCGCGCGACATACGCTGGGGCTGGGATACAGCGGCGAGATTGGCAGCAACAGCCGTAATCACGGGTTGATCGGGCAGTGGCAGATGAGTTTTTGA
- a CDS encoding autotransporter outer membrane beta-barrel domain-containing protein — MPTSGNAAIDALLAADEYTATLAYFQLAGGSNAKLANATLSSVTPVSASLLSAMHQLDNAHDSPGNSPRHTTGNADTGRVWLQALGHSGKLDREFEPMQHSTKGLLLGADWRLDETWHLGLMGGTSDTRIDSNELDGDLDSWHLGAYALSQTGPFSLRLGATWSRHEGSTRREVAFGRFHDRLKGNYQASTQQAFIESGYNLGRANVSIEPFASLGYQRYQRDGYTEKGGDAALKVHAQSQGNFNTTVGLRMAKISTLDNGMRLTPRFSAGWKHVYGETYTSTRQRLVTETEDFTVYGAELDRNSLTLDTGLDLAVSSSHTLGVGLSGEIGTDSRNHGVSGQWRMAF; from the coding sequence GTGCCCACTTCAGGCAACGCAGCCATCGACGCCCTGCTCGCTGCCGACGAATACACGGCCACCCTCGCCTACTTTCAACTGGCGGGCGGCAGCAATGCCAAACTCGCCAATGCGACCCTGAGCAGTGTCACGCCGGTCAGCGCCAGCCTGCTGTCAGCCATGCATCAACTCGACAATGCCCACGACTCACCGGGAAACTCACCACGCCATACGACCGGCAACGCAGACACCGGCAGGGTCTGGCTGCAAGCCCTTGGCCACAGCGGGAAACTTGATCGCGAATTTGAACCGATGCAGCACTCCACCAAAGGACTGCTGCTCGGCGCGGACTGGCGCCTCGATGAAACATGGCATCTGGGCTTGATGGGCGGCACCTCCGACACGCGCATCGACAGCAACGAGCTGGACGGCGATCTCGACAGTTGGCACCTGGGCGCCTACGCCCTTAGCCAGACCGGCCCGTTTTCACTTCGGCTCGGCGCAACCTGGAGCCGTCACGAAGGCAGCACCCGCCGCGAAGTCGCATTCGGCCGCTTCCATGACCGACTCAAGGGCAACTACCAGGCCAGCACCCAGCAAGCGTTCATCGAGTCGGGATACAACCTGGGTCGGGCCAACGTCAGCATCGAACCCTTTGCCAGCCTCGGCTACCAACGCTACCAGCGCGACGGCTACACCGAGAAAGGCGGGGATGCGGCCCTCAAGGTTCACGCTCAATCCCAGGGCAACTTCAACACCACCGTCGGCCTGCGCATGGCGAAAATCAGCACGCTGGATAACGGCATGCGCCTCACCCCACGATTCAGCGCGGGATGGAAACACGTTTATGGCGAAACCTACACCAGCACCCGCCAACGCCTGGTCACCGAAACTGAAGACTTCACGGTTTACGGCGCCGAACTGGATCGCAACAGCCTGACGCTCGACACCGGACTTGATCTGGCCGTCTCGTCCAGCCACACACTCGGTGTTGGCTTGTCGGGTGAGATCGGTACCGACAGCCGAAACCACGGCGTATCGGGGCAGTGGCGAATGGCGTTCTGA
- the oadA gene encoding sodium-extruding oxaloacetate decarboxylase subunit alpha produces MTKKIFVTDTILRDAHQSLLATRMRTEDMLPICDKLDKVGYWSLECWGGATFDACVRFLKEDPWERLRQLRAALPNTRLQMLLRGQNLLGYRHYSDDVVKAFVAKAAVNGIDVFRIFDAMNDVRNLRVAIEAVKAAGKHAQGTIAYTTSPVHTIDAFVAQAKQMEAMGCDSVAIKDMAGLLTPYATGELVRALKTEQSLPVFIHSHDTAGLAAMCQLKAIENGADHIDTAISSFASGTSHPGTESMVAALKGTEFDTGLNLELLQEIGLYFYAVRKKYHQFESEFTAVDTRVQVNQVPGGMISNLANQLKEQGALNRMGEVLAEIPRVREDLGFPPLVTPTSQIVGTQAFFNVLAGERYKTITNEVKLYLQGGYGKAPGTVNEKLRRQAIGSEEVIDVRPADLLKPEMAKLRADIGALAKSEEDVLTFAMFPDIGRKFLEERAAGTLTPEVLLPIPEAGKVASAGGEGVPTEFVIDVHGETYRVDITGVGVKAEGKRHFYLSIDGMPEEVVFEPLNEFVGGGSSKRKQASAPGHVSTTMPGNIVDVLVKEGDTVKAGQAVLITEAMKMETEVQAAIAGKVTAIHVAKGDRVNPGEILIEIEG; encoded by the coding sequence ATGACTAAAAAGATTTTCGTAACCGACACCATCCTGCGCGACGCCCACCAATCGCTGCTCGCCACCCGCATGCGCACCGAAGACATGCTGCCGATCTGCGACAAGCTCGACAAAGTCGGCTACTGGTCGCTGGAGTGCTGGGGCGGCGCAACGTTCGACGCCTGTGTGCGCTTCCTCAAAGAAGACCCGTGGGAGCGTCTGCGCCAACTGCGCGCCGCGCTGCCCAACACCCGTCTGCAAATGCTCCTGCGCGGTCAGAACCTGCTGGGCTACCGCCACTACAGCGATGACGTGGTTAAAGCGTTCGTCGCCAAGGCCGCGGTCAACGGCATCGACGTGTTCCGCATCTTTGACGCGATGAACGACGTGCGTAACCTGCGTGTGGCGATCGAAGCGGTGAAGGCTGCCGGCAAACACGCCCAGGGCACTATCGCCTATACCACCAGTCCGGTGCACACCATCGACGCGTTCGTCGCCCAGGCCAAACAAATGGAAGCCATGGGTTGCGACTCGGTGGCGATCAAGGACATGGCCGGTCTGCTGACCCCATACGCCACCGGTGAACTGGTGCGGGCACTGAAAACCGAACAGTCGCTGCCTGTGTTCATCCACTCCCACGACACTGCCGGTCTGGCAGCCATGTGCCAGCTCAAGGCTATTGAAAACGGTGCCGACCACATCGACACCGCGATCTCCAGCTTCGCTTCGGGCACCAGCCACCCTGGCACCGAATCGATGGTTGCTGCGCTCAAGGGCACCGAGTTCGATACCGGTCTGAACCTGGAGTTGCTGCAAGAGATCGGCCTGTACTTCTACGCCGTGCGCAAGAAATACCACCAGTTCGAAAGCGAATTCACCGCCGTCGACACCCGTGTTCAAGTCAACCAGGTGCCGGGTGGGATGATTTCCAACCTGGCCAACCAGTTGAAAGAGCAGGGCGCTCTGAACCGCATGGGCGAAGTGCTGGCGGAGATTCCACGCGTGCGTGAAGACCTCGGCTTCCCGCCGCTGGTGACCCCGACCTCGCAGATCGTCGGCACCCAGGCGTTCTTCAACGTGCTGGCCGGTGAGCGCTACAAGACCATCACCAATGAGGTGAAGCTCTACCTGCAAGGCGGCTACGGCAAGGCGCCGGGCACCGTGAACGAGAAGCTGCGTCGCCAGGCCATCGGCAGCGAAGAGGTGATCGACGTACGCCCGGCCGATCTGCTCAAGCCGGAAATGGCCAAGCTGCGTGCCGATATCGGCGCATTGGCCAAGTCCGAAGAAGACGTGCTGACCTTCGCCATGTTCCCGGACATCGGTCGCAAGTTCCTCGAAGAGCGTGCCGCCGGCACCCTCACCCCTGAAGTACTGCTGCCGATCCCGGAAGCGGGCAAGGTGGCCTCGGCCGGCGGCGAAGGCGTACCGACCGAGTTCGTCATTGACGTGCATGGCGAAACCTACCGCGTGGACATCACCGGTGTCGGCGTCAAGGCCGAAGGCAAGCGTCACTTCTACCTGTCCATCGACGGCATGCCGGAAGAAGTGGTGTTCGAACCGCTCAACGAATTCGTCGGCGGCGGCAGCAGCAAGCGCAAGCAGGCTTCGGCACCGGGCCATGTCAGCACCACCATGCCGGGCAACATCGTCGATGTGCTGGTCAAGGAAGGCGACACCGTCAAGGCGGGCCAGGCCGTGCTGATCACCGAAGCGATGAAGATGGAGACCGAAGTCCAGGCTGCGATTGCCGGCAAGGTCACCGCCATTCACGTTGCCAAGGGTGACCGGGTGAACCCGGGCGAAATCCTGATCGAGATCGAAGGCTGA
- a CDS encoding acetyl-CoA carboxylase biotin carboxylase subunit → MITKILIANRGEIAVRIVRACAEMGIRSVAIYSDADRHALHVKRADEAHSIGAEPLAGYLNPRKLVNLAVETGCDALHPGYGFLSENAELADICAERGIKFIGPSAEVIRRMGDKTEARRSMIKAGVPVTPGTEGNVSGIEEALSEGDRIGYPVMLKATSGGGGRGIRRCNSREELEQNFPRVISEATKAFGSAEVFLEKCIVNPKHIEAQILGDSFGNVVHLFERDCSIQRRNQKLIEIAPSPQLTPEQRAYIGDLSVRAAKAVGYENAGTVEFLLAEGEVYFMEMNTRVQVEHTITEEITGIDIVREQIRIASGLPLSVKQEDIQHRGFALQFRINAEDPKNNFLPSFGKITRYYAPGGPGVRTDTAIYTGYTIPPFYDSMCLKLVVWALTWEEAMDRGLRALDDMRLQGVKTTAAYYQEILRNPEFRSGQFNTSFVESHPELTNYSIKRKPEELALAIAAAIAAHAGL, encoded by the coding sequence GTGATAACAAAGATCCTGATCGCCAACCGTGGTGAGATTGCCGTACGAATCGTGCGTGCCTGCGCCGAGATGGGCATCCGCTCGGTCGCGATATACTCCGACGCCGACCGGCATGCCTTGCATGTGAAGCGTGCGGACGAGGCCCACAGCATCGGTGCCGAGCCGCTGGCCGGTTACCTGAACCCGCGCAAGCTGGTGAACCTGGCCGTGGAAACCGGCTGCGATGCACTGCACCCCGGCTACGGTTTCCTCTCGGAAAACGCCGAGCTGGCGGACATCTGCGCCGAACGCGGGATCAAATTCATCGGCCCGTCGGCGGAAGTCATCCGCCGCATGGGCGACAAGACCGAAGCGCGCCGCAGCATGATCAAGGCCGGTGTGCCGGTCACGCCGGGCACCGAAGGCAACGTCTCGGGCATCGAGGAAGCATTGAGCGAGGGCGACCGCATCGGTTACCCGGTGATGCTCAAGGCCACTTCCGGTGGTGGCGGTCGCGGTATCCGTCGCTGCAACAGCCGCGAAGAACTTGAACAGAATTTCCCCCGGGTCATTTCCGAAGCCACCAAGGCCTTCGGTTCGGCGGAAGTGTTCCTGGAAAAATGCATCGTCAATCCCAAGCACATCGAAGCGCAGATCCTCGGCGACAGCTTCGGCAACGTCGTGCATCTGTTCGAACGTGACTGCTCGATCCAGCGCCGCAACCAGAAGCTGATCGAAATCGCCCCGAGCCCGCAGCTGACCCCGGAACAGCGCGCCTACATCGGCGACCTGTCGGTGCGTGCGGCCAAGGCCGTGGGCTACGAGAACGCCGGCACCGTGGAGTTCCTGCTCGCCGAGGGCGAGGTGTACTTCATGGAGATGAATACCCGGGTGCAGGTGGAACACACCATCACCGAAGAAATCACCGGGATCGACATCGTCCGCGAACAGATCCGCATCGCCTCCGGGCTGCCGCTGTCGGTGAAGCAGGAAGACATCCAGCATCGCGGTTTTGCCCTGCAATTCCGAATCAACGCCGAAGACCCGAAGAACAACTTCCTGCCGAGCTTCGGCAAGATCACGCGCTATTACGCCCCCGGCGGACCTGGCGTGCGTACCGACACGGCGATCTACACCGGCTACACCATTCCGCCGTTCTACGACTCGATGTGCCTGAAACTGGTGGTCTGGGCGCTGACCTGGGAAGAGGCCATGGACCGTGGTCTGCGCGCGCTCGACGACATGCGTCTGCAAGGCGTGAAGACCACCGCCGCGTATTACCAGGAAATCCTGCGCAACCCGGAATTCCGTAGCGGCCAGTTCAATACCAGCTTCGTTGAAAGCCACCCTGAACTGACCAACTACTCGATCAAGCGCAAACCCGAAGAGCTGGCCCTGGCCATCGCCGCCGCCATCGCCGCCCACGCAGGCCTGTGA
- a CDS encoding LysR family transcriptional regulator encodes MRKSLMRMTLRQLQIFNEVCDLRSYSRAAEEMSLTQPAVSLQIRQLEELIGQPLFDYVGKKLYMTEAAEALQRASRDIFGRLENLDMQLSDMQGSLQGQLKLAVESSAKYFVPHLFAAFKRQHPEVNLQLTVVNRGQVIRRLSDNRDDLVIMSMVPQDMGLEFLPFLNNPIVAVARPDHPLAHMGPLRLQDLEPYTLLIREPGSGTRLACEEYFKEKRVHFTQTQEVASAEAQRECVVAGLGLALLTRHALNLELATGGLVELPVEELPLFRSWCLVQAKAKRLSPVAHAFLAFIRSERVQISALVERFDGKLPALPASD; translated from the coding sequence ATGCGTAAGTCCTTGATGCGTATGACATTGCGTCAATTGCAGATCTTCAACGAAGTGTGTGATTTACGTTCCTACAGCCGCGCTGCCGAGGAAATGTCGCTCACACAACCAGCCGTCAGCCTACAGATTCGTCAGCTCGAAGAGCTGATCGGCCAGCCATTATTCGATTACGTCGGCAAAAAACTCTACATGACCGAGGCCGCCGAAGCACTCCAGCGCGCCAGCCGGGACATCTTTGGCCGCCTGGAAAACCTCGACATGCAGCTCTCGGACATGCAGGGCTCGCTGCAGGGCCAGTTGAAGCTGGCGGTGGAGTCCAGCGCCAAATACTTCGTGCCGCACCTCTTCGCGGCGTTCAAGCGCCAGCATCCGGAAGTGAATTTGCAACTGACGGTGGTCAACCGTGGCCAGGTAATCCGCCGGCTCTCCGACAACCGCGACGATCTGGTAATCATGTCGATGGTGCCGCAGGACATGGGTCTCGAATTCCTGCCGTTCCTCAACAACCCGATCGTCGCCGTGGCGCGGCCGGATCATCCGCTGGCGCACATGGGCCCGCTGCGCTTGCAGGATCTGGAACCTTACACCCTGCTGATCCGCGAACCCGGTTCAGGCACACGACTGGCCTGCGAGGAGTATTTCAAGGAGAAGCGCGTGCACTTCACCCAGACCCAGGAAGTGGCGTCGGCCGAGGCCCAGCGTGAATGCGTGGTGGCGGGTCTGGGCCTGGCGCTGTTGACGCGCCACGCCCTGAACCTGGAGCTGGCGACCGGCGGCCTGGTGGAGCTGCCGGTCGAAGAATTGCCGCTGTTTCGCAGTTGGTGCCTGGTGCAAGCCAAAGCCAAGCGGCTGTCACCGGTGGCGCACGCCTTCCTGGCGTTTATCCGCAGCGAACGGGTGCAGATCAGCGCGCTGGTTGAGCGCTTCGACGGGAAGCTGCCGGCGCTGCCTGCCAGTGATTGA
- a CDS encoding PA3496 family putative envelope integrity protein, with amino-acid sequence MAQPYEERNSAAKTRRQQEDQRRMEFRRAIEDRFELRQLQAEIGDFPEDINHWQAAPAASRRSAQPAR; translated from the coding sequence ATGGCTCAGCCTTACGAAGAACGCAACAGCGCCGCGAAAACCCGTCGTCAGCAGGAAGACCAGCGCCGCATGGAATTTCGCCGCGCCATCGAAGATCGCTTCGAACTCCGCCAGCTTCAGGCCGAAATCGGCGATTTTCCCGAGGACATCAATCACTGGCAGGCAGCGCCGGCAGCTTCCCGTCGAAGCGCTCAACCAGCGCGCTGA
- the hexR gene encoding transcriptional regulator HexR has protein sequence MNLLQHIAQSRHLLRKSELKVADHVLLDPAAVMHSSMADLAHSVGISEPTIVRFCRAIGCSGFQDLKLKLAQSLAAGASFGQFAIHEDDSVADYSLKIFDTTLHTLMEVREKLDPLELQRAVTLMSQAQRVEFYGFGASGAVAADAQHKFFRLLLTAAAYSDPHMQAMSAVTLKPTDVAICISQSGRSKDLLITANLVRESGASLITLCPSQTPLAELSTVNLAIDVHEDTEIYTPLTSRIAHLVVIDVLAMGVAMARGPSLVNHLKSVKRSLRSLRLSPKSVKALDD, from the coding sequence TTGAATCTGCTGCAACACATCGCCCAGTCACGTCACCTGTTACGCAAGTCGGAGCTCAAGGTCGCCGACCACGTGCTGCTTGACCCTGCGGCAGTGATGCACAGTTCCATGGCCGACCTGGCCCACAGCGTCGGCATCAGCGAGCCGACCATCGTGCGCTTCTGCCGGGCCATCGGTTGTTCCGGTTTCCAGGATCTGAAACTCAAGCTCGCGCAAAGCCTCGCGGCCGGCGCCAGTTTCGGTCAGTTCGCGATCCATGAAGACGACTCCGTCGCCGACTACAGCCTGAAAATCTTCGACACCACGTTGCACACGCTGATGGAGGTTCGCGAGAAGCTCGATCCCCTGGAGCTGCAACGGGCGGTGACGTTGATGTCCCAGGCCCAGCGCGTCGAGTTCTACGGCTTTGGTGCGTCGGGCGCGGTGGCGGCGGATGCGCAGCACAAGTTCTTCCGCTTGCTGCTGACGGCGGCGGCGTATTCCGACCCGCACATGCAGGCGATGTCGGCAGTGACGCTGAAGCCCACCGACGTGGCGATCTGCATTTCCCAGTCCGGCCGTTCCAAAGACCTGCTGATTACCGCCAACCTCGTACGCGAGAGCGGTGCGTCGCTGATCACTTTGTGCCCGAGCCAGACACCGCTGGCCGAGCTGTCGACCGTCAACCTGGCGATCGATGTTCACGAAGACACCGAAATCTACACGCCGCTGACCTCGCGTATCGCTCACCTGGTGGTGATCGACGTACTGGCGATGGGCGTGGCCATGGCGCGCGGGCCGAGCCTGGTCAACCACCTCAAGAGCGTCAAACGCAGTTTGCGCAGCTTGCGGCTGTCGCCAAAATCGGTGAAAGCGCTGGATGACTGA